Proteins found in one Venturia canescens isolate UGA chromosome 8, ASM1945775v1, whole genome shotgun sequence genomic segment:
- the Der-2 gene encoding derlin-2, producing the protein MAYRPLQQEYMQMPVVTRAYTTACVITTIAVQLELVSAFQLYFNPILIVKQYQLWRLITTFLYFGTVGFNFFFNMIFTYRYCRMLEEGPFRGRTADFVMMFIFGGVCMIFFAFFVDLLFLGHAFTLMLVYVWSRRTPFVRMNFFGLLHFHAPLLPWVLLGFSVLLGNAIWVDLIGMAVGHMYYFAEDVFPHQRGGFRILRTPQILKTLFDEHPEDTDYTPLPEDRPGRFVFGQGADLQ; encoded by the exons ATGGCATATAGACCGTTACAGCAGGAATACATGCAAATGCCCGTGGTAACACGGGCCTACACTACAGCCTGTGTCATCACGACCATCGCTGTC cAATTAGAACTCGTTTCTGCGTTTCAACTCTACTTTAATCCTATTTTGATAGTGAAACAGTATCAG CTATGGCGACTCATCACAACGTTCCTCTACTTCGGGACAGTAGGCTtcaatttcttcttcaatATGATATTCACGTACAGATACTGCAGGATGTTGGAGGAAGGTCCATTCCGTGGTAGAACTGCGGACTTTGTGATGATGTTCATTTTTGGCGGAGTCTGCATGATT ttttttgcTTTCTTCGTGGATCTATTATTTCTGGGACATGCGTTCACTCTTATGCTTGTTTACGTCTGGTCGAGGCGTACCCCGTTTGTGAGAATGAACTTTTTTGGACTTCTCCACTTCCAC GCGCCTCTCCTGCCATGGGTACTTCTCGGTTTTTCTGTTCTCTTGGGCAATGCGATATGGGTTGATTTGATAGGTATGGCAGTCGGACACATGTATTATTTCGCTGAAGACGTGTTTCCCCATCAAAGAGGAGGATTTCGAATTCTCAGGACACCTCAAATTCT gaAAACGCTGTTCGACGAGCACCCAGAAGATACGGATTACACGCCACTTCCCGAGGACAGGCCAGGACGTTTCGTGTTCGGCCAAGGCGCGGATTTGCAGTGA
- the thoc6 gene encoding THO complex subunit 6, whose translation MSSKNKRTKHSREKMPENLNEKLYYNTVLCQTFSPNGNFLLAGNIYGDVSIYNLPKVLGPRQMDNENELSGPTYSFSAHPDSQVESMVATDNFLVTGTTGEIAGWDWNIILSNKASKVKASWIVQIPADKDSFEKPDVNCMVYCKENQILYLGCGDNKIYVVHLEDGKILRQLSGHKDYIHSLARVNDQLASSSEDGTVRLWDLRKSENTNILTPHLNGKVARPAKGKWIGAVDLTEDWLLCGGGPNLSLWHLRTMEAAMIFDLPDDGIHVAEIYEERIIAGGAMPNIYHLTYHGEILAKVPTSSSTVYNIVFRETPLKLLSIAGSSNNLDICTNFNYREMVLKFA comes from the exons ATGTCATCAAAGAACAAACGGACCAAACATTCGAGAGAAAAGATGCCGgaaaatttgaacgaaaaattatacTACAACACAGTTTTGTGTCAAACTTTTTCGCCAAAtggaaattttcttctcgctGGCAACATATACGGGGATGTTTCGATATACAA tttgcCAAAAGTTCTCGGTCCCAGACAGATggacaatgaaaatgaattgtCCGGGCCAACTTATAGTTTCTCTGCACATCCCGATTCCCAAGTAGAAAGTATGGTTGCTACTGACAATTTTCTTGTTACCGGAACAACGGGGGAAATTGCTGGTTGGGATTGGAACATAATTTTATCAAACAAAGCTTCCAAGGTTAAAGCATCGTGGATTGTACAAATTCCTGCTGACAA gGACAGTTTCGAGAAACCAGATGTCAATTGTATGGTATATTGCAAAGAAAATCAGATTCTGTATTTAGGTTGCGGAGACAACAAAATTTATGTTGTACATCTCgaagatggaaaaattttaagaCAATTATCTGGTCACAAGGATTATATACACAGCTTAGCCCGAGT AAACGACCAGTTAGCCTCGTCCAGTGAGGATGGAACAGTAAGATTATGGGATTTAAGGAAATCAGAAAATACTAATATTTTGACGCCACACTTGAATGGAAAAGTGGCAAGACCCGCTAAGGGGAAGTGGATTGGAGCAGTGGATCTCACAGAAGATTGGCTg TTATGCGGCGGAGGACCAAATTTGTCACTTTGGCATTTACGAACCATGGAAGCTGCTATGATTTTTGATTTGCCAGACGACGGAATTCACGTTGCTGAGATTTACGAGGAAAGAATTATTGCTGGTGGAGCTATGCCCAATATTTATCATCTAACTTATCACGGTGAAATATTGGCTAAAGTTCCAACATCTTCATCTACAGTTTATAACATTGTTTTCCGTGAAACACCCTTGAAATTGCTTAGCATTGCAGGGTCGAGCAACAATCTTGACATTTGTACAAACTTCAACTATCGTGAAATGGTTCTCAAATTTGCTTGA
- the LOC122414984 gene encoding protein phosphatase PTC7 homolog — translation MQSIYWTGRLLSRALWNGLSSQSRANNASCTDPETSKHCGASFVSAVCGFPKDFNRGRIRKGQFGDDAWFAAKFKAVEVIGVADGVGGWRHYGIDPGEFSSFLMRTCERLVSMGRFVPSEPAGLLARSYYELLENKQPILGSSTACVIVLNKETSSIYAANIGDSGFVVVRKGEVVHRSSEQQHYFNTPFQLSLPPPGHSGLVLSDSPESADTSSFGVEDGDVILLATDGVFDNVPDQLLVTEMQKIEGERDPTKIQGVANSIAWMARSLAFDGSFMSPFAQSARQNGIDAIGGKPDDITVLLATVAM, via the exons ATGCAATCAATTTATTGGACTGGCAGGCTTCTGTCACGAGCGCTATGGAACGGTTTGTCTTCCCAGAGCCGCGCGAATAATGCATCGTGCACCGATCCGGAAACGAGCAAACATTGCGGCGCATCTTTCGTATCGGCGGTTTGTGGATTTCCCAAGGATTTCAATCGGGGAAGAATACGCAAAGGACAATTTGGCGATGACGCCTGGTTCGCTGCCAAATTCAAGGCCGTCGAAGTTATCG GTGTGGCTGACGGCGTAGGTGGTTGGCGACACTATGGAATCGATCCCGGAGAGTTTTCCAGTTTTTTAATGAGAACTTGTGAAAGACTAGTCTCAATGGGCAGGTTTGTGCCCTCCGAACCAGCTGGCCTCCTGGCACGAAGTTACTATGAACTATTAGAAAATAAGCAGCCGATATTAG GTAGCAGTACCGCATGTGTTATCGTTTTGAATAAAGAAACGAGCAGCATCTATGCGGCAAACATCGGGGACAGTGGTTTTGTTGTTGTAAGAAAGGGCGAAGTTGTGCATCGGTCATCAGAACAACAACACTATTTTAACACACCTTTTCAATTGTCATTGCCACCACCAGGCCATTCCGGCTTGGTACTTAGCGACAG TCCAGAATCGGCGGACACATCCAGTTTCGGGGTCGAGGATGGTGACGTAATACTTCTCGCGACTGATGGTGTATTCGACAATGTGCCTGACCAATTGCTAGTCACggaaatgcaaaaaatcgaggGCGAGCGTGATCCGACAAAAATTCAGGGCGTAGCTAATTCAATAGCCTGGATGGCGAGAAGTCTCGCATTCGATGGGTCTTTTATGTCGCCATTTGCGCAGAGTGCCAGGCAAAATGGCATAGATGCCATAG GTGGTAAACCGGATGACATAACGGTGCTGTTAGCGACAGTTGCGATGTAA
- the LOC122414980 gene encoding uncharacterized protein — protein MEDLDEEDDVIIEGSELHQALVKMGYSDFEFTPVNKEFKSYKEPSRKNEWSRMFKTLLQNWYPKNRRFSSKQFHTILSVKCLLDDHFEHVQTFLDNDSSTFWDKSMEWLPVLGFGISAGISYLMLKKRQFAATFSAASVAAMITFHKYEEFQAIKALKNLVIVQNELYYLYKKSLGILRNVYRLRPDGKKPPSKFSKLEVNRLKYLQPLTETLLRSMGKIAHTYYYASSTTIELLPESVLEQDILTSFDTQAFVIEGEITYESFKHLYYVYILVQSELMQLFAVAYDLDQWRDSSHNSLSQLTRITLKLCDSLSIEKNQLEKFLTRFESSERTTNERKIKFSSASKCRDLYLNLNLLSRKLQITYDEIASVLEQIEKHENGEAAELMSELAPKIQEIHSQIEKSRNFAEFNNLLVAVIQRPRHGAQEVLPSEADPLEPEIEDDRAIVRDSEPRIIDEVFEEYITEEYLKPLYEESDDLTMEIAKLDKLLAKNFMSELKEVLVEKNKSMSEREAKALLRKYPGLRERTNSEENHVPVNESKNGEENMDIPRLPPLPRLVEVSEGSPKPFSQKETRSRGPVPLPRARNIESPNIFVPRPPPLPSLLQTESPDDTERLSINLPFPGPRNIPVFVNCEEEFIGSGENSEEELELNSDSS, from the exons ATGGAAGATCTTGATGAAGAAGACGACGTGATTATCGAG GGTAGTGAATTGCATCAAGCACTTGTCAAGATGGGCTATTCCGATTTTGAATTCACACCTGTAAATAAAGAATTCAAATCTTATAAAGAGCcctcaagaaaaaatgaatggtcCAGGATGTTTAAAACACTTCTTCAAAACTGGTATCCAAAAAATCGACGTTTCTCGTCAAAACAATTTCATACTATTTTAAGTGTTAAGTGCCTGTTGGATGATCATTTTGAACATGTTCAGACTTTCTTGGATAACGATTCATCAACCTTTTGGGA CAAATCAATGGAATGGTTACCCGTTTTGGGATTTGGCATTTCAGCAGGAATCTCTTATTTGATGTTGAAAAAGAGACAGTTTGCTGCCACGTTTTCAGCAGCTTCTGTTGCAGCAATGATAACTTTTCACAAGTACGAAGAATTTCAGGCGATTAAAGCCCTGAAAAATTTGGTTATTGTTCAAAATGAATTATACTATTTGTACAAGAAGAGCCTAGGTATTCTGAGGAATGTTTATCGACTCAGACCAGATGGGAAAAAACCTCCGTCGAAATTCAG CAAATTAGAGGTCAATCGTCTTAAATATCTACAGCCCTTGACCGAAACTCTTTTGAGGAGTATGGGAAAAATTGCTCATACTTATTATTATGCTTCGTCGACTACGATTGAACTGTTGCCGGAAAGTGTTTTGGAACAAGATATTCTGACGAGTTTTGATACTCAGGCGTTTGTAATCGAAGGCGAAATAACCTATGAAAGCTTCAAA CATCTGTACTACGTCTACATCTTGGTGCAATCAGAGCTGATGCAATTATTCGCAGTTGCTTATGACCTCGACCAGTGGCGAGACAGCAGCCACAATTCGCTGTCGCAATTGACACGAATAACTTTAAAACTCTGTGATTCGTTGAGTATTGAGAAAAATCAgctggaaaaatttctcaccaGATTTGAGAGTTCAGAGAGAACAACGAACGAGCGAAAAATCAA aTTCTCATCGGCCTCAAAGTGCAGGGATTTGTATCTAAACCTGAATCTACTTTCACGTAAGCTACAAATCACCTACGATGAGATTGCATCGGTTCTCGAGCAGATAGAAAAGCACGAGAACGGGGAAGCAGCTGAATTAATGAGCGAACTTGCTCCGAAGATCCAGGAGATTCACTCCCAAATTGAGAAATCGAGAAACTTTGCggaattcaacaatttgtTAGTCGCGGTAATTCAGCGTCCGCGTCACGGAGCCCAGGAAGTACTGCCTTCCGAAGCAGATCCTTTGGAACCGGAAATCGAGGACGATCGAGCGATCGTCAGGGACTCGGAGCCTCGAATAATCGACGAAGTTTTCGAGGAATACATCACGGAAGAATATTTAAAACCGTTGTACGAAGAGAGCGATGATCTGACTATGGAAATTGCCAAGCTCGACAAATTATTggcgaaaaatttcatgagcGAATTGAAGGAAGTACTCGTCGAAAAAAACAAGTCGATGTCCGAGCGAGAGGCGAAAGCTTTGCTCCGGAAATATCCTGGATTAAGGGAACGTACAAATTCCGAAGAAAATCACGTGCCAGTGAATGAGTCGAAAAATGGAGAGGAAAACATGGATATTCCGCGTCTCCCACCCTTGCCGAGACTCGTCGAGGTTTCCGAGGGATCCCCGAAGCCGTTTAGCCAAAAAGAGACGAGATCTCGAGGGCCGGTGCCTTTGCCGAGAGCCCGAAATATCGAATCGCCCAACATTTTCGTCCCCCGACCGCCTCCTCTTCCTTCACTCTTACAAACTGAATCTCCCGATGATACCGAGAGGTTATCCATAAATTTGCCGTTTCCTGGGCCCAGGAATATTCCAGTATTTGTTAATTGCGAGGAAGAATTTATCGGCAGTGGTGAAAATTCCGAAGAAGAGTTGGAACTGAACAGCGACTCgtcatga